The DNA sequence TGTTAAACCATTCAAGAAAGTATTTTAACGTGAAAAAATGGATTATCGGCTCACTGGCTGCTGTTCTGCTTGCAGGCTGTAGCTCATCAAGTGAACAAGACAAACAAAGACAGCTAGAAATGATGGCGCAACATCGCGCTGGCGTTTTATCCGCAGGCTTGCCGATTGAGTATGGTCCGCTATCGGTCATGCGCGTGCTGGCAAAGAACACGGTTATCGAAATCATGATGATCTACAACCAAGATGCAAAAGGTGCTAAACCTT is a window from the Vibrio splendidus genome containing:
- a CDS encoding GspS/AspS pilotin family protein, which gives rise to MKKWIIGSLAAVLLAGCSSSSEQDKQRQLEMMAQHRAGVLSAGLPIEYGPLSVMRVLAKNTVIEIMMIYNQDAKGAKPLNQVVDMSVNSYCTNSEVRANLDMGLAYNIKIRNTRGQLIVEKLISKETCQSSS